The Gavia stellata isolate bGavSte3 chromosome 1, bGavSte3.hap2, whole genome shotgun sequence DNA segment TGACTGTCTAAAACTCAATCATCTGAGTGACATGCTTGTAAAGCAAAGATGATTCTCATTCACCAGCAAAATTAAGTCAAAAAAGACTAACTTCTGTCTCTCAGCTCTAATGGAAAAGAGGTAAGTTACTAAGAATCCAACCAAATTTCGTCAGGCACCtcaaatcctgaaaaaaagccttttaatttcttactttTGAGGGTTAGGATCTAAGCAACAGGACCAAAGCAAAGATAGGATGAGAGACAGACTATGTTGAAAAAATCTTGGCAAGTCTCCTGGTTACTGATACCATGCAAGAAGGCACAGAGGTCTATTATGGAGTGTAAGGACTGTCAAAATAGCTTGCTAATGCTCTGTGGGTAAAGAAAATCTGGTCCGTTTGCCAAAGCTCTCCTTCACCTTTTTCCAGAATGACCTAAGAAAGCTTCCTCTGCAGTCCTCCTCACTCCACTCCCCCAAGCTAACACCTGCACCTCCCTCAACTCCTCTCTGTCGTCTTTGCCACATCATCATGCTTGTTCTTAACGGCTACTCCACTCCCACTCAGCACTTCTCCACACCAGCCCTATCCTCCAAAGCATCTTCTTGGCACCAGCCGAAGGATCTGTTGTTGTATGGCGTCCATCACAGTTCATTATTAGAAGAGAGGCAGCTGAATGTCCATTGTAACACACATATTTTGACAAGGAAGGTTTAGTTATAACAGGTTAGACAAACCCTGTAACTTAGAGGGTGAGATGATGATTTCTGTTCAGCTTTGAAGTAAAGTCTTGTGGTACTGGGCAGAATTGGGGAACGATGAGCGATACACCCTGGTGTATCCCTCGCATGTGAAATACAGTACAGCCTAGGGAACAGTATGGGCAGGCATTCGTGTTAAATGCGACAGAGTACTGGACATAGAGAAATTGGGCAACTGGGAGCTGTGCTCACCTGGGTCAATACGAAGCATGTGCAAAAAGCCAGAGTTTGCAAAATGTCAAGTGCCACTGGCCAAAATCTTTTTTTGAAGTTACTTAACTCTGTACAAGCATTTATTGTACAATCCTATACAATAATGCCTGTGTCAAAATAATGCTGtagaaaaatgctttacaaaactcaatattattatttctataAATTATTTAGTTCGTGTTACTGATATGATCAGAACGGAAAAGAACCACAAGAAATTAGTCTGCATTTATGCAAAGGGCCAAAAGCATGCAAGATTCCCACATCTCATGCTAGAAACACTCAAGTTAGAATTGAGGCAATGTGGCAAGaggattattttaatattatgttGAATGCATTTCTGATTACGGCATTTGCTCATTCAAAAATAtagaaagctaaaaataaataaatacccaTGAAAGTTTACAAAACCTTAATAACTGGAATTTTCTGAATCACaagaaaactgtttcagaaTAATACAAgagatgatttatttttcttcaagtatCACTTCCCTACTGGATAACTAAACAGTTGTGGCTTTTAGAAAATTTACCAAGATGTATGtaacaaaaaaagctgttcttccattttttccccctgccctaGTTTCTATACTTCCTGGTTTCCCTACAGCTGAGCAGAAGAGCTAGCACATTTCTCTATAATATCAACACCATTTTCTGTATTAATCAACAATTGACACCATAATTTCAGTACATTAGTAAACAAAACATATTACCATTTAATAAAACTTCAGCTTGACAACAGTGTTTAACATGGGAGTAGCAAGAGCCATTAAATATCCCTTCAGACATTGAAGTGTTAGAAAACATGTCAATATTGATGCAGCTGCCAAAATGGCAACATTTTGAGGAATGctatttctgtaattctgtgactaaaatataaatgcaaaacttCTCTAATAGTGATTTATGCAAATTACTGTGCAGGCATCTGTTTAATATCCCAGTGATAAGAACATTATTCTGAAGTTCTTCAGCTGCCTTTGAGATCTTCTGCCGAGTTTGTTGACAAAACCTAAAAAGCATTAGCATCACTTACACAATTTTTATGTTCCAGAAAGTTTTCACATGTACCTTCAGTACACAAACGCATAGATTCACAAAAACAGGTTGGACATATGGGAATGGCATTACAATAAtacaggctggggagcagctctaCTGGAACGGCCCTGCTTTGGGCAAGAGGTTGAaccagagacctcctgaggCCCTTCCCACCCAAGGGATTCTGTGATCCTATGAAAAAAGTAACATTCTAATTTAATATACATAAATAATGCAAGAACAGCCATACAAGACCAGACTAAAGATCTATCTAGAACAGGATATAGACTCCAACAGATGAAAAGCAGGTGCCTAAGGAAAAGCATGAAAGTAGAGTAAGCATGTATCTATCGATGCTCTTCCTTGCTTTCAATGATCTGGGGCTCAGGAATATCTAGAAGTTGCATCTTTCCATACTTAgtatctttcaaaatatttctttttcattggtTTGTCCACCTTCCTCTcaaactttcaaaataattctgGCATCCACAATACTGTGGCTAAAGAAGTTACAAGACAAATGAAAGGGTATAGTTAAGCTGTTTATCTGGTGCCTGCCAGTTTCTTCTGATGCCTCCTGTTCATGTAAATGACATACTGAGCAGTCATTCTTTACTGACTCTATGCCATTCATGGTCTTCTAGACTTTGCTCTCCCCCAGTGAAAGTACTCATTAAGCATTACGCATATTGATGTTATTTAAATCCTCCCTAAAAGACTAAAGAAAGCCAGAATATGGTAACATTACAATAATTTCTCAcagaggtatttttaaatagaagttgttttttttctttttaaacaatgcTAGATGAGTTCActtccttttagaaaaatagagTAGCCAAAAGTGGAAATGCTGAAAAGTAAATCTTAGATCTCCGATTTAAACCATATGCAACTTCACTCATATAATTCTTAAAACTGCTTAAATAATTTGCAGGATTAGGCAATAAATacctttcttgaaaaataatcaagatAAATAGATTTAACCATatcagaaagagaaatcagagGTTCAATTTTAATGATTTCAGAGAACTTGGATGAATCGTCAAATGATTCCAGAGGCCAAAAtaatcaggggaaaaaaaaagtctaaaattCAGGTACTTGcattcttccccctcctcaagCACATCACCTACCGTGATTCAAGAATACAAGTCCCTTTTACCAATGTCAAACTAAAAAATCATAATGGAATGAAGACAGCCTGAAATGCTTCCATTTCTTCAGATGACAAAAGTTCACTATGTTGGAATCACAACTGTTGAAACTTACCTGTCAATGGCATTTTTCAATTTAACATCCCTACCATAAGAACAATGAAATGGATCAATGAATATTTGAACTTAGAAAAAGTTTTgttacatacagaaaaaattgTTACATAGAGAAATCTACTAACGATTACATAATTACCGGAATGTATTGCTTCATACCATAACAAAAGCAAGAGGAACACAAACAAGTAAAtggtaaaatataaaaataagtcAGTAATTCAGAGCATTCACATATTTCTGTTTGGCACACTACTGAAAGCATAAATGCTGAAGATACatcaaaaagaaatatatttccGGAAGTGAGCTACCCAAATTAACTATCCTGTCAGTGTTCAATaatcttgaaaaaaagaaaatatattttcaaatgttcAAAAAGTTATTGTATTagcttcttcaaaaaaaaaaaaaaaaaaaaaaagaaaaaaaccccaacaaatacCTTGCCCCAAGACCAGTACGATCTGATGGGAATGAGTAGCGGCAGAGGATCTGTTTATCCCTTtactaaaaaacccacaagtcTTGCATTATGatagttaaaaataaagtagcCAAGTGGAAGCAAATCACTTTGTATCTGATCAGTTCCTAAAGTTTCTTACCTCAAAGCCCGACTAAGCTTCTCATAGTTCATCGTGGGTTTGTTTTTGCGCTGTCCCCATTTTTGCGCAACCAATTCAGGTTGATTCAATTTAAACTCTCCTTCATCACCAACCCAAGAAATACAGTCCCGAGCATCTTTGTCAGTGAGAAGTTCTAATAAAAACTGCCACAACTGGATTTGGCCATTGTTTCCTGTTGAAATAGGGATAATAAGATCCATTTTGATTAGTCCTTTTTACTTTCCCCTGATAGCTAAAAATTTTCAACCAACATATTAAAGCAGACCAACACAGAATATATTGTGGAAGGAAAACTTGCacttatttaatttcttctaattATTCTTTTGTAAACTTTTTCCTGCAAAGTCATCAGTATtaatagattaaaaaagaaactgatgactcctggggggaaaaaaaataaagatagaTTTCTCACAAATCTGTCCCTagaacttaagaaaaaaaaatcatgtaacaGTACACATAATCATTTAGATATATACCTATCACTAAAATAGAACAGATTTAGCAAGAGCTGCTTATTCCTCTTCaggcatacacacacacacatatatatataggtaatagaagttgttttttaaaaatagtttagtCTCTGATTTTCAACAttaatattagaaataaaaaaaaaccaaccccaaacttCAGCTTAAGTCAATATAACATCTTTCATGTCCTAtcattaagatttctttttaactcaAGTATCTGCAGTTAAATTTCTAAACTCTCAATGAGATACAGATAGCACACCTAATGTCTAAAGGGAGAAACACAAAGTATTCCCCACTGATGTCAGCCGATAAAATCTTGGCCTAATAATCCTGAATGATATCATAATAGACTTTTACGGAGAgtttaaatcaaataaaaattcaagggaaaggagaagaaaggttttaatagaaaaattcaCAACAGTGGAGAGAACCAAAGCAAAAACgacagcaagaaaaaataagataaagaaattaagatgaGTTATTAATAATTAAAGACTATGTACAAATAACAGTAATTCCAAAAATAACTGCAGATTTAGTGTGCAGTTTTCCAGAAGGTGCATTATTTAACAAAACAGGAATCTGAAACCTGCTAAATTCTAAAGTCACCAAATTGGGCAGGGCGGGAAAGTAGAACAAGTAGTAGCTAGGCTAGGATACTACACAtagtttattttctcctctttctgcaaATGGAAAGAAGTTAAAAGCTTGAATAAATGCTGTGCAGTGGTTTGAGAGGACAAACTGCTAAGTGATAGGAAGAGAAACAATTTTATGCATCTCATTTACTGCAGGACTCAAAAGCTGCAGCACCACATTAACATAGTGCCTGCATGAGCTACCAACCTGCCAGGTCTGCAAGTGCTTGTGATATATTTTGTAGCTATGGTTCCCTCCATACCACGTGGACTTCTACAAACCCCACATCTAGAGTGACAAAGATGGTCCTacaaaactgtaattaaaattaatgaataagTGTTTACTGCatttgcacttaaaaataatGGAGACAATACCTGTTCTGTTCCCAGGGGAACTTCTATCTTCCCCAGAGATCCTTGGAGCTCTCTGTACTTTAGCTGCCTTTGCACTGCTGTTTATTACTTTAATGGTGGTTGGGGTAGCAGGCTGTACAGATGCTGGAATAATCTGCACAGCTGTAAAGAAGAGAACATTGCAGAACATAAATTATAAACTGCTGGCACAGAAATAGGCGTATATTATTTATTACCTGTATTATCATAACATCTAGGAGCcagttttttcctttgataaaAGGACACACTGTGTAAGTCACAAAGCTAAGAATAATTTAAAGACTTTTTACCTCTTACAGTGGAAATTGTGGGTTTAGACTCGTAGCAGAGATGCCACATTACAGATAAAACATCAGCTTCAGTTTCCTATTATGTATATTACATGTTTCCATAAAAAACCCCTCTCATGCCTTTGTTTTCATCTTCATGCTGTTCCCATATGACCCACCCTAATGCACTTTTCTCTACAGTCACTGTACGACCCTCCATACCTGCTATTCAAACACCAGTTAAATACCCTTCTATTGCAATGGCATAAGGTGATGCAAATGCCCCACTCTAGGTGGCTTTAATTAGACACAAACCCAGGACATAATACATGGTCTATCTATTTAACATATACGCTGCTTACAAGTCTGAAAATTGACTCATTTTAATAATTGATGACACTGCTTCAGTTGGAAGAGTGAGTTTCAAATAACTGGAAAGTtactttaatgtattttttctagTATTGGTTTCTAAACAAGTCCTCTCTTCCACACTCCCTTTCAATTTTTGgaaacaatttcttttgaaatcataacattttaatatatcCATTCATTAATTCAATATGTAACCTAAAAAACCGTAACAACTCAAGACCTCAAATATGTATCCTAGACAGCTTATTTCAAGAGAGTGGAAAACCTACCATCCAAAAAGAAAGTTAGAAACTTTCATAGTTCAGGTCATACCCCACCTTTCAGCCAATAACAAAACATTGACAAACCCAGCGTTTTGCTCTGAAGTTTAAAATaccctcctctccccaaggAAAACTACTCTCTCGAGTGATTTTCTAGATGTTGTACTGTTACAGTGCTGAACCAAAGTACAGTCCTAAACCTGCAATCTGTAATTGTGTGAATTGACTGCTGGCAGAAGTACTTACGCTGATCAATAGTAACAGTTGCTATTTCTCCAGAGTGTTCTTGGCTAGCCAACACAtctgcaaatcagaaaaaaaaaagtattttttttatttaacccACAAATTTCAAGTCACCTGAAGGTCAAAAACTTTCGTATTTCAtagaggaaaaatgtaaaaattggGTATCAGTTTGCAAGAGACATGCATACCTCATGGTCTTATGAGTAAAGACATTTAACGTCTGTCATTCAATTTTTAGAAATACGGATGTACATGGTGCATTTCAAGGTATCTTACGCATTCTCCATCCCCTAAAACCTTTAGCTATATCATGTAAGTAAATATGGAAACAGTTTTTAGTCCGCCAAGTTACATCCAAGCGTGGTAAGTCTGAAATGCACATATACATTATTGTACTATGCACATACAATGCATCACTTATCGGTTGTGTTGTGTACAATCTAAGGATTTCATTGCCTATGCTTAATAATCTTCACTTCTATATGACACAGAAATGTACATTAAATAACTCACAATcaatatttaattataaaacTGTCAAATTCAGGAGATGCACAAACTAAAAATCCTTattaaaacaaaggaagaatCATCAGTCACTACTCCGTCCTTATTAGTTATGAAGCTTGATGAAAGACAGGCAAACAGTGTTTAGTATGCAGATCTGTTTCGTAACAGCAGACATTCTCACTAATAACTCCTGTTATCTTATATTGATGCCCTCATTTTTACTGCCAATAttaaatagaggaaaaaacaactgcTCACAATTGGGTtcatctttaaagaaagaaaaaaggaagagagagaagggaggaggaggaataagtAAAATCAATCACAGAAAAATCTCCCGTACACTTTCGAAGAAGCTCCAAATGGCTCCAGAGGATTTCTCCCCTCGGGACACGCTGGAAGAAGTCTTCTTGActgaggctgcagagctcccgCCCGGGAATGCTAAGCGCACTGAGGTCAATGTCAGTCATGCTGAACTCCTTCATCACCCACACCACCCAGTGGAGCACCTGGTCTGTTGACCACTGCACTGGATCTGGGAAAAGAGAGACGAAACTGCAAATCATCCCATTATATACTGCAAGCTTCCTCCTCAATTATATAATAACTTCCATAAAAGTAAATACCTACTAGAAGCACAGTTACCATGACCAAATTTGACTGGATGGAAAGTTGACTCCTCTTAAAACCCTGATGGAGTGGTATGGCTTGGAGGGGAGATGGAAAGGACAAAAAAGGGATTTTCTTTAGCAAAAGCTTTTACATCAGAACTATGCCTGACATTcctcaaacacagaaaataattatttttctttttccataggTCTTTAGTTTCAAAAAAGAGTAGTCTCTCTCACACAAGGACGCTCTTCCTCAAATATGTTGATCAGCATGTGATTATGATGAAATATTACATTCTGAACTCATTCACATTATCCAAGTTTCTAAACTATTAGAAATCACCATCATACTGGGttcagctgggatggagttaattttcttcacagaagcCCATATAGTGCTGTGTTTTAGGCTGGTGACCAAaccagtgttgataacacactgagATATTTGAGCTACTGCCGAGTAGTACTTGCACACACTCAAGGTGGGACTAACTACAACCGCAGGGGAGGAACATGAATCAATGAATAAACCCCTACAATGAaagaaggctcagaggagatGAGCAAGGGTGAAGTGCCCATGCAGCTCAGAGAATAATGCAAAGAAGCTGActttatctcaaaaaaaaaaaaaaaaaaaaaaaaaaaaaaaaggagactggATGGTGGCCTTTGTTTTAGATAAACAGCTATCAACAGCTGAGTGAATCAACTGGTGGTGTAAATATCTCCCTGAGTCAGCCAGACCATGAACATGTGGCTCAGCCCAACACACAGTACACAAACTAGACAACTAGCAGAAGAATTTCAAAGAGAGCAACAGGCTTGAGCTGGTTTCAACCCATGTATTCCTTCCTGGTGACTGGGGACACCCAGCATCATGATGGTGAGCACATTATAGAGACCAGTAATGGGAATCACATTGGTACAGTGATTGAACAGTGTATTGcaactgctgtatttttctaTGTGTAACTTACCTTTGTACTGTGTTTTTAGTACAACTTGTATCACCCTACCAAATCAGAAATCCCATGTAACATCAACCATCTTCAAGTAAATTTGATATTAAACATTACACCCTCCACACATGGAATATCTGAAAGAACCTGATCAGAGAGTATTGGACTCCAATGCAaagccttctctgtttctcactcgGCCAccccagcaagtaggctgggggtgcacaagaaactgggaggggacacagccaggacagctgacccaaactgaccaaagggatattccataccatactacatcagcagcagcaataaaactgaGGGGCAGTTTTTCGAAAGTAGCCCTTTCACGGAGACTGGCTGGGCACTGGCCTGCTGGGGGCAAGTGATTGCTTTTGCatcactttttctcttttttcgttcctttctctcctcccccccccccccccccccccttattaaattgtctttatcttgacccatggtttgtttttttaattcgCTTTGGCCCTTTGATTCTTTTCCCCATGCCTCTGGAGAGGTAGTGAACAAGTGACTGAGTGGAGGCCTACCTGCCAGCTGGGGTCAGCCCACCACACGGGTGGGCTAATAAACATGCactattatatatataaaaatataaaacagtaaGTGTAATATGGCACATCGAGAAAGACCATATTAAATAAACCATTAAACCAAGATTTGATACAATAGGACCAAATGCATGCCTGTATTTGAAGCAAACAAGCCACAGCATCAAGTTTTGGGATGCTTGTTTGACATTTCAACAGAACACAATATGCACATCATTTAAATGCCAGCGCCAAACACACAAAAGCATAGACAACTCACACAGCAGAAGAACATGTAGAAATGGTAATAAATAATCAGCTCAAGATACGTGTCATACATGATTTGTTGACTCAAGACATTTTAACGTAAGAAGTCTGTTGTTTCAAGCAGTATTAGTATAAACAAGCTAGAAAGAGGATGGGTAAATCTAAGCATCATCTTCAAAACTTTGTTAACGTTGTATGCAATATATTAAAACATGTCAATGAGTACAAACTGGAAATGGAAACTAAAGCTGGGATATTTACTTTCACTGTCTCAAGGGCAAAACACAGGAGTAGAACAATCACGTATTTTTAAATTACGATACCCCAAACAGATGTCACCTtgacaaatttttattttaagaattaaaGAAAGCTAAGTCTGTAAACATTATCTAGGAGCCACAAATCCCATTTTGCTTAGTAAAGGACAGTAACATTGCATCATTTTTCACTGATGCTACCTAAAACCATGCAATGTAATCCTTCGGGAAAAGCCACACCAAAAGGGTTTTGGTCTTCAAAATGTTATCAGCAGTGAGTTTTCATCAAAAAGCTCCTAATTTGTTGATGAAGATACTGAACCACTACCTTTCTAGATGATGATTATTTACTGACTGGACTTGACTTTTAATATCAACATAccctttcttttgaaagattCAAGGAATAATTTCAGATTAGTAATTTTGGATAACTTCACAGAACCAAGCCTCACACAACTCTTTGAAGAAAATTGgcctctttttctattttttaaagttgtgtatttataaatgttggggggggggggggggggaggcttttttggttttgggggacTACATAAGAACCGTAAGAACATTCTTTATTCTCAGAAACTTCTGACTGTACCGTAACATAGAACTTACTGGTGCCTTATTTCAACCCAAGTCCCTGCAACGTCAACTCAgacaacatttaaaattttgctcTTTCTAGGCAGGCAGTCTAGCACGTTTTTCTGATATCAGGAGAACACTATTATTCTTAGTACAGATATCTCTGTCATAATCAACTAGTATGATTTTCCTGGAAAATCTGCAACCCCATGACACAAAAGACAAAATTTAATAGTGTTGCTGCTTTAAGAAAACCCTATAATCCACAACTGTGAATTTAAAAGCTTTATTAACAACATTATTCAACCTAACAACAACATAgttttaagtaattttcttcttacattAATGGGAGAGCATGTTGAAAAATATCCGTCTGCTCCTGATAACACCTCAcgtttttttcaaacattctgtGTCAAATCCCTGCTTATCAACATGATGAAAGCTATTTTGGAAGTGCTTGCCAATGAGAACAGcaaaaaggcataaaaaagCCATTGCTTTAGTTATCAAAAATACGTTCAGAATATTGGCAAGCTACATGTCCTGCAAAGACCTGTGACTTCATTGGAATTCTTTAACACTTCCAAATATCCCACTTGCCAAATATATTCCAGTTTTGCAGGTCTGCTTAGATACTACAGCTTCATGTGCTGAATATGCCTTGACAGTACATTTCTACAAGTCACAACGAGCAACTTAGCTGGATAATCTCCTGAACATGATGTAGGTCTAAAACCCGCAGTTTCAGCTCAATCCTAAGCAGGCATTCAGAGATGCTCTTTCTAAGCTAACATTAAATTAGCAGCCTGCTAAGTAACAACATTAATTCAAGAGATGATGATCTACCAGAATACTTACATTCAGTTCTGAATCATCTTTTTCCACTATGTTGAAGCCAAGTATGGCTTTCCATGCAAAATCTGATTTTACACCATACTCAGCACCCCACAATCTATGAACAATTTGTTTCAGTATCTTGAGAGGCAACCCTCACCAAGTACTGAGTCTAGTTCAAATTCAGACACACATGAAAAAAGAGCTTTATCACTAACGTACACATTTTTaaggaaggcaggaagaagaaaactgctttctaAAAACTGCAATGACGAGAAGGTTCTGGAGCAAAAAGCactattttaataaaactatGACAAGCATTGATTCTACTTCTCTTTAGCCTTCTCTTATGCAGCGGTATTTGCATTGTACTTACCCATATCATAAGAAGCCTTCTCTGAAGTATCAGGGCACTTTAATTAAATAACCAAAATTAATtatcatttatgaaaaaaagccaaccccCCAAACGAACAAAATAACCAGCCCCCACCTCaacacacacgcgcacacacacagagtcatgTGTTATTACCATAAGGTATTCCAAGGCGCTCCTGCTCCTTTCGGTAGCCTTCCAATGCTGCAGCCCATCGTGTCACCTGTTCAGAGGTCTCATCTGAAATTGTTGTAATATGTTTTGTTCCATCCAAGGTTATCACTTGAGCTTCCTCAACAAGGTGAGCTTCAGCCTCTGCATGATGAGCATCTGGATCAATCACTACCTCCACAGTCTCCACAGGCTTCACAATTTCAAGGATGTTTAACTTGGGCTCTATCCCtaggcacagaaagaagaaacacaaaacttAAACATAGCAATGCAAATATGAccaaaacattgttttaaagCTTTCTGATTAACAGGTGTTAGCATACTTAAGAAAGAAGCATGACACAAAAGCATCATCAAATTTCTGTAAGTGTCCTAAATCAGAATGACATATTCTATTATACAGTATATACTTTAGTAAGGTGAATGCAAAGCTgtccctctttccttccccagtATTACAGCTTCCTGTTCTACTTAGGTGATCCATTTCATGTATCTTGAACAGAATGTTCAGCATGTGGGCATAAAGAACAAGTATTTTGGTCTGTAAGAAATAGACtgaaccaaaagaaaaaagcaaaccccaaaaaacccccaaaaaacaaaacaagcatcCACCTCTTTTCCCCAGCCAAGAGGCATTTCTTTCAGCCTTTACAATATTTCCCTGCTATCTCTGGGGTCTACACACAGGagttaacattttatttcagcacCCTGCAAGAGGCAGTGTGTTCAACAGCAAGTTAAAAGACAACGAGAAAATTCTTCATGTTTTAAGCTTAATTAACCATTCATGTTTTAGTTTTACATCTGTCATTTAAGATATTAGGCCACAGAGTTGGAAGATATGCTTGTATGTTCTGCAGCGATAAAGAATGCATTCAGTAATGCTACTAATGCTTTGGATTATCACCTTCTCTGTCGTCTTCTGAGAAGGTGTTTTGTCCAACTGGTGCCTCACCAAATTTCTGATGTTGTATAGAAGATTTTTCTTGTCATTATAATACgctaaacagaaaaaacctctttccattttttgtgACGTGTCATTTCCATTATAATAACAACCACCACACTTCTTTAACAGATTTTTGTCAAACATATttggacattaaaaaaaaatatctaaaaatccattttagtATGACTTGGAAAACCTTGACTAGGATTAGGCAGTTGAAAGTAGGATTCACAGAACATCACATGGCCAGAATACCTTCAGTATCTTGTGCCATAAGGTATTACTTTGTTTCCCCCCATCTAACGTATATTAAAGCTCAATGTGAGATAGTAGATTCTGTAGGTGACAGTCTTAAAAGCTAAAACCACAACCTATTCACAGTTTatcaaggaaaacaaatggaCTACTTACCTG contains these protein-coding regions:
- the GABPA gene encoding GA-binding protein alpha chain — protein: MTKREAEELIEIEIDGTEKQECTEESIVEQTYTTAEFVSQAIDINEPIGNLKKLLEPRLQCSLDAHEICLQDIQLDPDRSLFDQGVKTDGTVQLSVQVISRQGIEPKLNILEIVKPVETVEVVIDPDAHHAEAEAHLVEEAQVITLDGTKHITTISDETSEQVTRWAAALEGYRKEQERLGIPYDPVQWSTDQVLHWVVWVMKEFSMTDIDLSALSIPGRELCSLSQEDFFQRVPRGEILWSHLELLRKYVLASQEHSGEIATVTIDQPVQIIPASVQPATPTTIKVINSSAKAAKVQRAPRISGEDRSSPGNRTGNNGQIQLWQFLLELLTDKDARDCISWVGDEGEFKLNQPELVAQKWGQRKNKPTMNYEKLSRALRYYYDGDMICKVQGKRFVYKFVCDLKTLIGYSAAELNRLVTECEQKKLAKMQLHGIAQPVTAVALATASLQTEKDN